The following proteins are co-located in the Peromyscus maniculatus bairdii isolate BWxNUB_F1_BW_parent chromosome 23, HU_Pman_BW_mat_3.1, whole genome shotgun sequence genome:
- the LOC102909164 gene encoding vomeronasal type-2 receptor 116-like, with protein sequence MSLPLLCLFLLLQSLFTSGEMTHQRCFDYWKPSTYMKADMILGALIPIYITMEGFYKSHISFEIKPDISDNFLERWKNYQYLLTFYFAMEEINKDASLLPNVTLGFHLYNAFSSHLRTLEGPLMWLSGRSEFIPNYKCKTQHKALGIIAGTRPEFSAAIGTLLELYKVPQVTYGTFDSMLSDRDTFPSLYQMSPKDTALTQGVTSLLLHFGWKWVGLIVSDDLKGKEFLSDLKAEMVSEDICVAFTEKLQANGNFQLTSEFGKVNLIQHTKANVHVFYGDTDDLVFFCAQNEIMKARRKVWIMAKSHLVYLESVFKNQNDLMDFFEGSFSFSKKKDIPGFKPFLEALTPSWYPGDPYFYKFWIDNFYCSPPPLLCENKNSCPLNTSLKTKQEKNMMVISEPSFSIWNAVYAVAHTLHKMILRTREMGSHEDTNHDRLLPWQLHPFLRKIQFTNAAGDQICFDENKNHVEKYDIQNFMGHTNHYSFLVKVGEFVSRSPQDQGLFINEVMIKWPSNFNQTPQSLCTQSCGPGFWKILEDERSVCCFSCMLCPESYISNQTDQQECIPCPLQEYSNPERNNCLPKSVTFLSFEDSLGMALSFTVLCFSVSTAVVLGIFLKHQDSPNVKANNRMLSFILLISLLLCFLCSFLFIGHPRTASCILQQITFALVFTLALSTVLSKTITVILAFRALKPGRTMRSLLVSSIHNSVIPICVLIQFILLGFWLGTSPPYIEADAHSEQSHIIILCNKGSLTAFYCVLGYLGILAVGSFTLAFLARNLPDTYNEAKFLTFSMLVFCSVWVTFLPVYHSTKDKTMVAVEVFSILTSSAGLLGCIFFPKCYIILVKPDENSLKYFKNKIQSR encoded by the exons agagagatggaaaaactATCAATATTTGCTGACCTTCtactttgccatggaggagattaATAAGGATGCCAGCCTGCTTCCCAACGTGACCTTGGGTTTCCACCTCTACAATGCCTTTAGCTCCCACCTGAGAACCTTGGAGGGCCCTCTGATGTGGCTGTCTGGAAGGAGTGAGTTTATCCCTAACTACAAATGCAAAACTCAACACAAAGCTCTTGGAATCATTGCGGGAACCAGGCCTGAATTTTCAGCTGCAATTGGAACACTTTTAGAGCTCTACAAAGTTCCACAA GTCACATATGGAACTTTTGATTCTATGCTAAGTGACAGAGATACATTCCCATCCCTTTACCAGATGTCTCCTAAAGACACAGCTCTAACCCAAGGGGTGACCTCTCTACTGCTGCACTTTGGCTGGAAGTGGGTGGGGCTCATCGTGTCTGATGATCTGAAAGGAAAGGAGTTCCTCTCTGACCTGAAAGCAGAGATGGTATCTGAAGATATCTGTGTGGCTTTTACAGAAAAACTCCAGGCTAATGGGAATTTTCAGTTAACATCTGAGTTTGGGAAGGTGAATttgattcaacatacaaaagcaAATGTGCATGTATTCTATGGTGATACAGATGACTTAGTATTTTTCTGCGcgcaaaatgaaatcatgaaagccagaaggaaggTGTGGATCATGGCAAAGTCCCACTTAGTTTACTTAGAGTCTGTATTCAAGAATCAAAATGATTTGATGGACTTTTTTGaaggaagcttctcattttcaaagaagaaagacatcCCTGGCTTCAAGCCCTTTCTAGAGGCACTTACACCCTCCTGGTACCCAGGAGATCCTTATTTCTATAAATTCTGGATTGACAATTTTTATTGCTCACCCCCTCCTCTgctatgtgaaaataaaaattcctgCCCACTGAATACATCCCTAAagacaaagcaagaaaaaaatatgatggtCATATCTGAGCCCAGTTTTTCCATATGGAATGCAGTGTATGCAGTGGCCCACACCCTCCATAAAATGATTTTGAGGACAAGagaaatgggatctcatgaagaCACAAACCACGACAGGCTTCTACCCTGGCAG cttcatccttttctgagaaaaattcaGTTTACAAATGCTGCTGGAGACCAAATATGCTTTGATGAGAACAAGAATCATGTGGAAAAGTATGATATACAAAATTTTATGGGACATACAAATCATTATTCATTTCTAGTTAAAGTAGGAGAGTTTGTCTCCAGGAGTCCACAAGATCAAGGCTTATTCATCAATGAAGTTATGATCAAATGGCCAAGCAACTTCAATCAG ACACCTCAATCCCTATGTACACAGAGCTGTGGTCCAGGtttctggaaaattctagaagacGAAAGATCTGtctgctgtttttcttgtatgctttGTCCAGAGAGTTACATTTCCAACCAGACAG ATCAGCAGGAGTGTATCCCTTGCCCACTTCAAGAGTATTCAAATCCTGAAAGAAACAACTGCCTTCCCAAGTCAGTGACATTCCTGTCCTTTGAGGATTCTCTGGGCATGGCTCTGTCCTTCACAGTTCTGTGCTTCTCTGTCAGCACAGCTGTAGTTTTAGGGATCTTTCTCAAACACCAAGACTCACCCAATGTTAAGGCCAATAACCGGATGCTCAGCTtcatcctgctcatctccctcctcctctgctttctatgttcctttctcttcattGGTCACCCAAGAACAGCCTCCTGTATATTGCAGCAAATTACATTTGCACTTGTGTTCACTCTGGCTCTTTCCACTGTTTTGTCCAaaactataactgtaattctggccTTTAGAGCCCTGAAGCCAGGAAGGACAATGAGAAGTCTGCTTGTCTCAAGCATCCATAACTCTGTCATCCCCATCTGTGTCCTGATCCAGTTTATTCTTCTTGGATTCTGGCTGGGAACCTCGCCTCCCTATATTGAGGCAGATGCACACTCTGAACAGAGTCACATCATCATTTTATGTAACAAGGGCTCACTTACTGCTTTCTACTGTGTGCTGGGATACTTGGGGATCCTGGCCGTAGGGAGCTTCACTCTGGCTTTTCTggccaggaacctgcctgacacatacaatgaagccaagttcctgacattcagcatgctggtgttctgcagtgtctgggtcaccttcctccctgtctaccacagcaccaaggacaagaccatggtggctgtggaggtcttctccatcttgacTTCCAGTGCAGGGCTGCTAGGATGCATCTTTTTCCCAAAGTGCTACATTATTCTTGTTAAACCTGATGAAaactctttgaaatattttaagaacaaaatacaATCCAGATAA